Below is a genomic region from Biomphalaria glabrata chromosome 3, xgBioGlab47.1, whole genome shotgun sequence.
tttgatttagacccgatctctatgactgactcctaaaatctgtcttagccatctttgttgagacacatttaatgattttcaatttcggcagaagactattcacaattaattaatggagcccaagccactgttagaaatttgtaacctttcttgactacgctcttggaattacatgcctgtatttcgctttagattttatatcgaaaaggaaagatttttcgtcaaatcatctgtttaggggttttaaactaaaaaatctctgtttttttttttgttttgttttgtttttaattcaaaaccccatttagctatgaTCATAgagtttggtgactgtagtttgctttaaaataatattgaagagagaggtttttaaCTCGAAACGCGCtgtatgggaattttaaactcaaaaccatctggaggggttttaaactttaaagaaaaagccatctggaggagggggatttaaactcaaaacccctttggctacgctcatagattttatagtgtgtaatttgctttttttttatattgaagaggtactttttagcttcaaaccccaactggaagggggagggggttaaactcaaaaccccctttggctacgctcatagaattttgagtgtgtaatttgctttttgtatattgaagatggggttattgtaaattttggatggggttttaaaatcaaaatcttcctcaactgtgctgttggaatttggggattgttgtttgcattttttttttgttttgttttatagaagagggggatttaacagcaaaaacctctggtagggggtttaaaattcaaaaccccctgtagggggttttaaactcaaagccccctggtagagggatttgtatctcaaaaccccctgataggtgtttttaaaatctcaaaaccccctggtagagggatttaaactcaaaccccctgctagagggtttttaactcaaaactgcctcggctgtgctgtggtaagtgatgatttagtattaaaatctcacctaaaataaacaaaatgaaagcaaaaatcagtcacttaattccgcccccccccctgcggggggggggatttcatttcgggggggggggttgaaccccaagaacccccccccccctggctacgcccatgatatatatatatataaatataaatataacagcTTTCGACTTAGTCAGAACCAGGAATCGATACCAAAGAGAATATCAACGAATCCATAAATAAACATGATTTCGCCATTTTGACTACATTAGTCTTATCTCTAAGTTAGAACTGTGTCAAAAATGAGACTTCTCTGGCTGCTTCTGAGCTGTGTGTGTCTACAATGCATAGGTACAGTAGTCGTTATTGTATTTAGTCCATTTATCCATCCCTCCATCcgtcatctatctatctatctatctatctatctatctatctatctatctatctatctatctaatctatctatccatctatttatctatctatctatctatctatctatctatctatctatctatctatctatctatctatctatctatctatctatctatctatctatctatcttcgcTAATAAGGGAACTCGCGAATAAAGAGAGACGCGAATATAGGAACTCGTAAATAAAGCTTGTTATGAATAAAGCAAGTTATATTGATTGTATATTGAATCAAAGTAAATAATGAACATTTTAACATCTTCTACAGGAGCGTCAGACTTAGACGCATGCCCTGCAGGACTGCCCAGAGATCAGTACTTACAAGTACATGGCGGCTACTGTTACAGGTTCGTCACATTCCGCCATGCGACACACTCCGCTGCCAAGTCTGACTGCGAAAGTAACGGCGGGCACCTGGTTTACGTGCGGGACCAAGAGACGCAGAGTTACATCTACGACCAGCTGGCCCACACCTACCGGGACTCCTTCGACAAGGTGTGGCTAGGCCTCAACGACATCACTACGGAAGGTGTATACCTGTGGGAGGACGGCACAGCCCTGTCGTACTCCAACTGGGACTATGGTCAGGGCCCCAGCTCCTCCTCCTTCGGCCACGATACCAAAGACTGTGTGGTGGTGGACATGTTGTCCGAAGGGAAGTGGCAGGAGAATGCGTGCGAGACCAGCTCGTTTCTAATCTTGTTCTCGGGCGCCGAGAGCCACTCGTACATCTGCCAGTACCCTGCCCGCATCTTGTCCCAGACGGTGATCATTCACCTTGGGGATATCACGACCCAGTCTGTCGTGTCCCTGGTTAACCATTGTCCAGCTTTAACATGCACTTTGGGTTGCAGTTCAGTTATCTTCGTCTACGACCCAAACACAGGCTGCCCTGCATGCGCATGCGCTAATTAAATGCACTAAAGCGGATGCATTACAAGTTATTTCTGTTGTTTATACgttgttttttaacaatttttttaaatattgtttttcttgttctttcaatactttctgttttgttgttctgtctctgtccgtcatgttaagaTCTCAAAAACCAAATGCTGTTGAAAATACAATTTCTGTATTGTCAGTAGCTGCATCGGCTACCCTTGGTCATCTGGAAGTGGATCCTTTTgctcttataataaatatatcaattgttttctttttcgtacaaatacaccaattttaaaaccttttttaaacAAGCATGTCAAAGTCTTATCGAGTATTAAgcaacaaaaacacacataatTACTATATTAAACAGTTTGATATTTttagcacacaaaaaaacaacatatgtacatatataagcaagtaatatatacatattataatataacaaCGATGCAATAGACACGTTGTGTCGATTCGCACCCACAATACTGCAATATATTGATGTCTATCTGCAGTGTGAAATGTGAGTACAACTGACTAGTAGGGGCCGCCCACGAGTTTCTAACTCcgtttattttgtttcgttgaaatgttctttttttaaaaatcgaaaTGCTTACTTTAAAAACAGCACTTTGTTCGTAAACATTGAAAAACTTAGATTGGTGAAAAGTAACTTAATTACACACTACTGCTAACAGGTTAAAATTGTTAATGatagtagtaataataataataataataacaacagcGTACATTTTAAGTGTAATAAAAGTAATGTCTTTcattccgaagattaattagGAGTGCGGTGTTTTATAttactacgcaaacccagttttATCCTACAATTTTTTCCCACATATGATGCAGACTAAGCCATCGCACattttacatattaaaaaaacgtACATAAAATCTTTGTTAATATGCTGTTAATGGTTGAAACGATTAAAATTAGAGCAATAATACCAATATATTAAAACTGaataaccaaataaaaaaaaaagaagaaaatttgaTGTTGCCAGATGGGCTTTCCAATTGTATGGATTTTATTTTGTCCCCTTCTCCATTGGGTTTGTTCATTGTTTCTTGTATAGGTTTCAGGGGCtccttcagaaataaagattcTTACGTCCTAGCCTAGACCTCCAGCAGGACATTAGGGGATAACATTGGCACGGTTCGAACGCAAGACCGTCGGTGCGACAAGCGCAAGTGTATACCACGTCACCAGGCAACCATTTTTTGTTAATGGCTACTCTGTAATCcttgtttaatacattttgtCGTTAGTTCTTTACGTTGATtctattttacaattattatataaaaaaattaaatgcattCAGTTAATAATGTGAATTGGCAGCAATTTAAACAGATCTATTTCTATTCATAGACTTCAATTTTTGTATATCACAAGATGGCCGAGAGATTTAAACTTCAAGTTACAGGACTTGATAAGACTTTAAAAAGTGCGCATTGACAATCTAAACTTGGGTTCGTGATaagaaaaaattgatttaaaaaaaaagatttccgtCAATGTTGTAGATTTCTCAGAGGTAAAACCTTATGTAATTAACTGTTTTAACGTCCACTAAGATTACGCTTATTGCAAAAGTAAACCgcacttaaaaaaatatctggCACGCCTTTCTAACTTGTCATGCTAAACAATGATGAGCAAcaataaagcttatctaatcAATCTTTTAACAATCAACTTCATAAAACGCGTCTTTTATAGGCTAGGTTTAGCACAAAGAAGATTAACTATACTGTaaccaggctctctgcaaacactACACCAAATAACACAGCCAATTCAAAGAACTTAACAACTCAGGGCTCTTTAATGTCTAATAATTCAACAGTCAATACTGTACGATTGGCAACATGTAACTGTGACTGTACCAATGCTTTACAGCAGATAACCGAACTGCCGTAGAAACTACGTGCTATTGTACAAAGGCTTTACAGCAGATAACCGAACTGCCGTAGAAACTACGTGCTACTGTACCAATGCTTTACAGCAGATAACCGAACTGCCGTAGAAACTACGTGCTACTGTACCAATGCTTTACAGCAGATAACCGAACTGTCGTAGAAACTACGTGCTACTGTACCAATGCTTTACAGCAGATAAACGAACTGTCGTAGAAACTACGTGCTACTGTACCAATGCTTTACAGCAGATAAACGAACTGCCGTAGAAACTACGTGCTACTGTACAAAGGCTTTACAGCAGATAACCGAACTGCTGTAGAAACTACGTGCTACTGTACAAATGCTTTACAGCAGATAACCGAACTGTCGTAGAAACTACGTACTACTGTACCAAACTCAACTGAACACTCCACCCGCTCCTGGATTCGTACTGGATTTAACTCCCGGCCAGAGAatgagagatgagagagagatatatatatatatatatatatatatatagagagagagagagagagaggagagagagagatagagagagagaggtgtagCTGAATAAGAGGAtgaaagaggaaaagagaaaggaatgaatagagagagataagaaaGAAGTCATTACACGAAGAAGgtacaaaaaatagaaaaaaaaaatgtcctctcctgaaaaaagaaataaaaacagagAGCACCAGATGTTTGTGTACGAATGTATGTTTCTTTTTAGACTTGTAAAGTTCCATCAAGCAATTTTTACAtattaacaaaacaacaacaaaactaatCTTACATTCTACAGGGTTGACAAAATACAAGCAGCCTGACTGAAATAAATATGTGAGCAACTTAAAACTAAACAACCCCCTTTCCCTTCAAGTTTTACTCAGCTATGCTGTCTATCTGTTTAATATACAAATGTCTgcatgttataaatatattatagcaGGGTTTAATAGCAACAGCAAATCCAATGCCATGCAAATGTCCATTAACTAAATGGCACCAAGATGTCAATAAATTGCATGtattcttatattttttatgatttttagaCTTTCTTTAGAGTTTTTGTTTTACGCCAAATAGAGATGGTTTTAATCCATTCTTCTAGAATACTCaagttaaacataaaaaaaaagaagttaaaaCGTATCGCATGAACATTCAGGGCATGCGTTAATTTTAACTACACTACAACCCAAAGAACAAACTACAGATGGACATGTGATAGAAGAAACGCTTGTGTTGTCTGTAAATAAGCTCTGCACCCCACCATCAGAAGTGGTCTCAATCACGACAGTGGTTTCCGTAGTCGTTTGGACTTCGTCAGTAGTCGTGACTGATGTCTGACTGTGAGACACCGTACTTAGCTCCACATGGACGTGATACTGGCAAATAAAGATGTGGGCCTCATGGGGAACAATAGCAGGATCCGCCCCGCAACTAACATCCCGCCATTTCCCAGCCGCTGCAATGTCCATGACTACGCAGTCATGAGGTTCATGGTCTGCCGTAGCTGTCGGGCCTTCGCCTGCCGCCCAGTGGGTGAACACCGAGATGGTATTATCGTCCCAGACATAATGGTTCTCTCGGACACTATCGCTAAGCCCAATCCACGGCCTTGCCGTGGGAAGTCCATAGGTGTGTAAAAGCTGGCGGTAGAGGTAGTTCTGGGTCTCCAAGTTCTTAATCAGCGCCAAGGTGCCCCCGTTCCTCTGGCAATAGGCCTTGGCCACATTATGGGTCACTTGCCTGTAGACCACAAACTCGTAGCACAGGTTGCCTCTCACCTGAAGGTACCGGTCTCTAATTAGGTTAGGTGGGCACACATCCGTCTGCTGCGCtgctttaacaaaaaaaaaaaaaagaagggttaaaattattaatcaattaatcaTGTGAAACGGGAATAGCGGttaatagttttgtgtggtttgtctgtctgtcggcAAGTCCCTTTTTGATCTCAAAAACTCTAAGGACACATTTCTCAGCAGCTTGGAATGATAAGAGAGGAGAAAGTCCATTGTGGTTTTGAGCTTAGTCTCTAAGGACACATTTCTCAGCAGCTTGGAATGATAAGAGAGGAGAAAGATAGATTTGTGTTCATTCTCAAAGTACGTTCATTACAATGTTCGGGGAACTGCTGGATATAATGAACTGTGATGTTCCTGTCTACTTATACAATTATCGATTAATCTTTACCAGTGAAAACATATCGTAACATTAAAGAAAGATAtatcaattaaacaaaattaaaaaaaaacataactttaATAGCACTTcacattgtcattattattattattatttaaaaaatcaaaaacgtTAAATTTTTAATGAAGCGCTGTacttaaaattagaaagttacTTTCCTTAAATAGATTTCATACTAAAGTAGAATAGAACAGAGCAGGATCTGAGATGACCTCCGATTGGGAACAGAGCAGGATCTGAGATGACCTCCGATTGGGAACAGAGcagcaggggcgtaactagggatttgggggcccggggggattgacctctttgggggccccttgcattttgacattcgacatatgatatggaataatgtacgcataattatataagccccaaatcaaattggttcagtatatcagtaaacttaacaaaaagtaatcaagactcttttaatgaataaaagctttgtttattagttaaataatgcacaagtgacaaatctcaattgatatcgcttcacgtcgtgcattctgtgcagcaaagatatctataacatcaacttcatcgatactttctagtatttgtgacttcactgacattaaagccatgataagcctttcttgtgtcattgtgctcctgagatagcttttgatgaacttgagctttgagaatgatctctcacatgacgtaatggaagtggcctgagttagcagtattcggaggaggttgcaaagtttttaccatatgaagcctgtttcctcaatatgtctattgagGATTGTATTActagtttgttgatgaaaagtgctcgtgcaccaatgacatcatacaaacaggaaaagtagcacagtttgtcataagcgggtcttcatctaacaggtgtcttggttcaagaagaaacccaaaggtatccattttctttccagcctttgaaatctgcccttcatctccatataaAATCTGTCCAGCACGTTTGAATTgtagttctattgacagtcctacattagaactcaacttcccatcaagtcttttctttcttctatagcttttatatagcgttactttcatgcttatagcatgctcagagcgctttggtccaatctaggagttggttttccgttctgcctttaggcgctcagtaaacgcaactctgcccgagtcgggtgtcgaacctcgagtccccttctaggtagccaagacaagccaagttcaagcgcacttagcctctcgaccacgcttcccacagggattacagggaatccatagtattcactaccttcttttgcttttttgatggattgggtttttgtcagtttctcatcattttgcagaaagcatgaaagggtactaatttctttagcagctttccatatatgcagtccagacttttgtagtttcttccgaagtatattaattgggagcaagagctttgaccagaattcaagataggcaaaaaattcttaattttccactgcatgaagaagattctgtcctaatattatatggtactacgtcattgttggttgtttatgttttgtgcgcaagcaaaaggattcagagcatacaaaagtgggaaagatccatatctcgttatgctcgagtatagaaatactccgataagtggactgccgtattcaccatcacaactggtgacgagtagaagactcagggaatcatttgaactgatcccaaactattgaaaccatcggtagctgaaaatgcagagacattactcaacgaacgacagatgaaaagcaaagtgaaatacaatgcaaaagcaagactacctaaagattattctgtcggagagttcgtctaggtcaaacatgatggctgcctggtcgtgcggtttgcacgctggactgtcgttcagatttatcgatggtcccgggttcaaaccctgcccgctcccatcccccgtcgtcctgcgggaggtttggactaggaagtaattatcttcaactctgaaggaacatccgaaacatgtaaaacattttacaacatggcagaaagcagttgtcataaaaaacattcagcacccagatcttacatcataaagacaaacggaaaaacatacagaagaaatcaacgctttttgaataagagtttcgatgaagacatctctgggtactatgataccgatggagacaatgaactgcaaactgttggaacaaacgaaacagacagttatagaccaacgtctagagaacttgttgtgccagtcaagacaaccagaagtggacgaattgttaaagttcctagtagacagggccggcctaaggccactgcagcctatgcggtcgcagtgggccccgcgctttcataggacacgcgctaattctaagtgtacattattaaattaaaccattataacgtatataaaataacagggttttcgtgacctcctgattttccagggcctccaggaaatctcatgaaaaggcaaaatatacgataaagtcctgaactttttttgaatttattcaaatctcctgaagaatagacgaaattgacatttaggggtgccaataaataaaaagtggcatttcga
It encodes:
- the LOC106071495 gene encoding perlucin-like protein; the encoded protein is MRLLWLLLSCVCLQCIGASDLDACPAGLPRDQYLQVHGGYCYRFVTFRHATHSAAKSDCESNGGHLVYVRDQETQSYIYDQLAHTYRDSFDKVWLGLNDITTEGVYLWEDGTALSYSNWDYGQGPSSSSFGHDTKDCVVVDMLSEGKWQENACETSSFLILFSGAESHSYICQYPARILSQTVIIHLGDITTQSVVSLVNHCPALTCTLGCSSVIFVYDPNTGCPACACAN